TGATAGCGGAATTTAATCGCATTATATATGGCATCGAAATAAACACCTCTGAAATTCCATACTTCTTTGTTCAGCAACCCATTCTTGGTGGAATGTGTTCTGAAGATTGGGCTTAACACTCCATATTGCACCCATCTGGCGAACATTTCCGGGTCGATTGTCTGTGTTCTTGACAGGGGATTGTGTCCTCCTATATCGTGACTCCAATAATCGTACAAAACATTGGATGCCGTATTGGTAAAATAGGGTTGGTATTCCAATGACTTCCAGGATATGTCTGCATCGCCGGAAAACCCTACTTGATATCTGTGATTGCCCAGTCCGCCCCAACGATGATAAAAAAGTGGACGTGTGTTGCCGTATTTTATCTTCTCGGTAAAGAAGACATAATTTAACCACCAGGTATTACTTAAGCTTTTTATCTTTTTATCGTTGGGCCATTGCTGCCAGTCTAACCACCAGAAGTCTACACCTTGTTTCTCGTATGGATTTAATATTGTGTCAAACCAGGTTTTTACATATTTTTTATCGGAGACCACGTAGGGGATCGTTTTATGTCCAGTGGTATCAAAGTTCATGGCTTTGGCAAAGGAGGCATATTGTCTTTCTTGTGGCCCTACTCCATCGGCGGGATGCAGGTTTAGGGTGGTTTTCAGATGTTCTTTATTGGTCCAGGCCAGGAACTTCCCTGGATGCGGAAACAAACTGCTATCCCAGGTCCAGCCGGTCCAGCCTTGTTTGTGCCAGTCCATATCTATCACTAACACATCTAGCGGAACATCGAATTGTTTGAATTTGGCAATTAGGTTTCTGAATTCATTATCTGTATAACGCCAGTAGCGTGACCACCAGTAGCCAAAGGCATATCTTGGGGGCAAAGGAACTTTTCCGCCTATCATCGCATAATCGCGCAAGGCCATTTTATAATGTGAACCGTACATCAACACATACCAGTCTTGCGCGCTATGTCTGGCTGTCGTATCTACCCATTGGAAAGCTGCATTGTCAAATAACAGGCTATGGCTATCGTCTATTAATGTCCAACCGTCTCGTGCTAATATCCCTTTCTCTAAGGGTATCTTTTTGCCGTCGCGCATGTCGCCATTATAGCCGTCGAGTGTTCTGTAGGTCCCCATTAAATTATCCTTTTGCTCCATTCCGGGACGCCAGCTAATCGGCTTTTCTGATTTATTATAATAAGTGATCTCTAAATTTCTCTCCGTAAACTTACCGGAACCTATCTTATATCTCAACAAAAGTGAATCTGTGCGTATGATTAACCAGCCTCTTTGTATTTTTTGACTAAAGGAAGCAACGGGTAAATTTCTATTTACTACCACAAAGGATGCCTGATCCGTAAAATGGCCCAAACTATCCCATTCAAGTCTTATCATCACCGGTGATAATACAGTAAAGCGTACATCCTTCTCCGGATGTATTACGGCAGCTCTATTAGCAATAGGATGGTAATCTTGCGCCGAAGCAGAAATAGGAATCACAAATAAAAAAATTGCAATTAGCTTTAAAACCAAATCTTGAAACTTCATCGATACTTTTTTT
The Arachidicoccus soli DNA segment above includes these coding regions:
- a CDS encoding glycoside hydrolase family 31 protein; this encodes MKFQDLVLKLIAIFLFVIPISASAQDYHPIANRAAVIHPEKDVRFTVLSPVMIRLEWDSLGHFTDQASFVVVNRNLPVASFSQKIQRGWLIIRTDSLLLRYKIGSGKFTERNLEITYYNKSEKPISWRPGMEQKDNLMGTYRTLDGYNGDMRDGKKIPLEKGILARDGWTLIDDSHSLLFDNAAFQWVDTTARHSAQDWYVLMYGSHYKMALRDYAMIGGKVPLPPRYAFGYWWSRYWRYTDNEFRNLIAKFKQFDVPLDVLVIDMDWHKQGWTGWTWDSSLFPHPGKFLAWTNKEHLKTTLNLHPADGVGPQERQYASFAKAMNFDTTGHKTIPYVVSDKKYVKTWFDTILNPYEKQGVDFWWLDWQQWPNDKKIKSLSNTWWLNYVFFTEKIKYGNTRPLFYHRWGGLGNHRYQVGFSGDADISWKSLEYQPYFTNTASNVLYDYWSHDIGGHNPLSRTQTIDPEMFARWVQYGVLSPIFRTHSTKNGLLNKEVWNFRGVYFDAIYNAIKFRYQIAPYIYTMARKTYDSALALCRPLYYNYPETENAYKYTREYQFGDDMLVAPIGAPADSNGISTKQVWLPQGNDWYEWNTGTLLKGGQIVNRQFSIDEYPLYVKAGAIIPMNADTIHNLQCQPALIHLGVFPGGTGAGNLYEDNGDNKDYADRYSETNYQTVENKEGLTLKINPVKGHFTGMRTARAYRVSFYGRAMPKSITIADKEIPYEPDGKSAHWYYNGDKMSIEVYIPNVQTSKGSGCVIHYDKGNNADINGLPEKMKRLYNMSEKLKYQDAYIVFPYRVAEMEELNRSLEYYPNKFEELVNKFNEDFPKIPEMMHDMKDVRKESITTFIKGLGLEND